TATCATCGGAACCATTCAAGCGACAGAAGCGATCAAATTAATATTGAATATCGGAAACCCGTTGACAAATCGTATTCTAGACTTTAATGCCCAAACGACCCGATTTAGAGAAGTTCGCACCAAGCGTAACCCGAATTGTCAACTCTGTGGTGCCCAACCAACGATAACCGAACTATTTGACCATGAGCAGGAAGTCTGCCAACTTCAACCCTCGGCGGGTGTGAGCGTTTCGTAACGTTGCCCCACGGTCTCAGTGTGGGAGGATAGTGTTATGGCAAAAATGAAATCTCTTGTTTGTCGAGAATGCGGCAAAGAATATCCAACCAAAGACATCCACGTCTGTGAACTCTGCTTTGGTCCACTCGAAGTCAAATATGATTACGACGAGATCAAAACCACCATCTCACGTCAAAAGATAGAAACAGGCCCTAAAAGTCTATGGCGGTACATCGACTTACTTCCAATCGAGGGTCAGCCTACGGTCGGAATACATGCAGGGTTTACACCACTGGTGCGAGCCCACAACCTTGGAGCGTATCTAGGCATTGATGAGTTATATATTAAGAATGATTGCGTGAATCACCCGACTCTTTCGTTCAAAGACCGAGTCGTGGCGATCGCACTCACAAGGGCAAGGGAATTGGGGTTCGAAACCGTTGCTTGTGCGTCGACTGGCAACCTCGCCAATTCAGTCGCCGCTCACGCCTCATCAGCTGGCATGAAATGCTATGTTTTCATACCGGGAGACCTTGAGGCTGCCAAAGTCCTCGGAAACCTGATTTACCGTCCCAATGTTGTTGAAATCGAAGGTAACTACGACGACGTCAATCGTTTATGCAGTGAAATTGCCGGAGAACGCCGCTGGGCATTCGTTAACATCAATGTTCGTCCATATTATGCCGAAGGCTCGAAAACCCTGGCCTTTGAGACGGTCGAGCAGCTTGGCTGGCGAGCACCAGATCAAGTTGTCGTGCCTATGGCCTCGGGCTCTCTATTGACCAAGATATGGAAAGGCCTGAAAGAGTTTGAGAAGCTGGGATTAATTGACAAGGTGTCAACAAAGGTCAATGGGGCTCAAGCTCAAGGCTGTTCGCCTATCGCCACGGCCTATCAAAACGGACGAGATTTCTTT
The genomic region above belongs to Nitrospirales bacterium and contains:
- the thrC gene encoding threonine synthase — its product is MAKMKSLVCRECGKEYPTKDIHVCELCFGPLEVKYDYDEIKTTISRQKIETGPKSLWRYIDLLPIEGQPTVGIHAGFTPLVRAHNLGAYLGIDELYIKNDCVNHPTLSFKDRVVAIALTRARELGFETVACASTGNLANSVAAHASSAGMKCYVFIPGDLEAAKVLGNLIYRPNVVEIEGNYDDVNRLCSEIAGERRWAFVNINVRPYYAEGSKTLAFETVEQLGWRAPDQVVVPMASGSLLTKIWKGLKEFEKLGLIDKVSTKVNGAQAQGCSPIATAYQNGRDFFKPVKPHTIAKSLAIGNPADGYYALKTAAESQGAMDSVTDDEIVEGIKLLAQTEGIFTETAGGVTIGVLRKLAKQGLIKKHDVTVAYITGNGLKTQEAVIDSVGRPIRIQPSLSHFTKIFDGQETA